One part of the Girardinichthys multiradiatus isolate DD_20200921_A chromosome 10, DD_fGirMul_XY1, whole genome shotgun sequence genome encodes these proteins:
- the chad gene encoding chondroadherin has product MGSVTCMLWLGTCILLLGPAGTGALSLCPDKCHCHGDLQHVICDSVGLKKIPQVTDATRLLNLQRNSLGGIPSDSFSESKGLISLHMQHCQLREIESQAFKGLKKLVYLYLSNNKISSIKSGAFEDLTKLTYLHLDGNQISELSKGIFSPMINLFLLQLSDNRLQELQPGTFAGTKDLRWLHLSGNKLTTLQPGSLDDVENLAILHLDRNKLSTYPGAAMRKLRVVEELMLGSNPMRTIPDNAFQSFGRYMEKLHLDNMGLEKFSGGAFNGVTAVKFLHLDNNKLKSLPSTMQLGTIINMTVFNNPWNCSCQLAPLRKWMDSHQNKINATCASPTSQKGIQVRDSIALKRCKNKTKKNRTGRRHGTLSYTGGTKKESVQVTSYDSSTS; this is encoded by the exons ATGGGTTCTGTGACCTGCATGCTCTGGTTGGGAACCTGCATCCTACTCCTTGGGCCAGCAGGAACGGGAGCCCTGAGCCTGTGCCCGGACAAGTGCCACTGCCATGGAGACCTACAGCATGTCATCTGTGACAGTGTGGGGCTGAAGAAGATCCCCCAGGTTACGGATGCCACCCGTCTGCTGAACCTGCAGAGGAACAGCCTGGGCGGCATACCCTCAGACTCCTTCAGCGAAAGCAAAGGACTAATTTCCCTGCACATGCAGCATTGCCAGCTACGAGAGATCGAATCCCAGGCCTTTAAGGGACTGAAGAAACTTGTCTATCTCTACCTGTCCAACAACAAGATCAGCAGCATCAAGTCTGGCGCCTTTGAGGACCTCACCAAGCTAACCTACCTCCACCTGGACGGAAACCAGATCAGCGAGCTGTCCAAGGGCATCTTCTCCCCCATGATCAACCTCTTTCTTCTGCAGCTCAGTGATAACAGGCTGCAGGAACTGCAGCCAGGGACCTTTGCAGGCACCAAGGACCTGCGTTGGCTGCATTTGAGCGGAAATAAACTGACAACACTGCAGCCAGGATCCCTGGATGATGTGGAGAACCTAGCTATACTTCACTTAGATAGGAACAAGCTGTCCACTTATCCTGGTGCAGCCATGAGAAAACTACGAGTGGTGGAAGAGCTCATGCTGGGGAGTAACCCCATGAGAACGATCCCAGACAATGCCTTCCAGAGTTTTGGACGTTACATGGAGAAACTACATTTGGACAACATGGGCTTGGAGAAG TTCTCTGGTGGTGCATTTAATGGCGTAACAGCAGTTAAGTTtcttcacctggacaacaaCAAGCTTAAGTCCCTTCCTAGCACTATGCAGTTAGGAACCATCATCAACATGACTGTCTTCAACAACCCCTGGAACTGCTCATGCCAGCTAGCTCCACTACGCAA ATGGATGGACTcccaccaaaataaaataaacgcaACTTGTGCGTCGCCAACTTCACAGAAAGGCATACAAGTCAGAGATAGCATTGCCTTGAAGCGTTGTaagaacaagacaaaaaaaaacaggactgGTCGACGTCATGGAACCTTAAGCTATACAG GAGGCACAAAAAAGGAGTCTGTCCAGGTGACCAGCTACGACAGCAGCACTTCCTGA